One window of the Anaeromyxobacter dehalogenans 2CP-C genome contains the following:
- a CDS encoding aldo/keto reductase: MASKSKTEIGRRSFLLSAGVLAAAPLLGGAAAQSPAQPPARRQAAPSAIGRRRLGSLEVSSVGLGVQNMSRTYQTTIPTRSEMLSIIRTAFDRGVTFFDAAEAYGPHEVERILGEGVAPFRDKVVIASKFGWNIDLETGERRPGLNSKPEHIKLAVEGMLKRLRTDRIDILYQHRVDPEVPIEDVAGAVKDLRQQGKVLHWGLSEMGVNTLRRAHAALPVTAVQNEYSMLWRGPEKEVIPICEELGIGFVPWSPLGVGFLTGAIDANTRFAQGDIRGVESRFSPENLPQNLALVALLRRWAARKGGTPAQVSLAWLMAQKPWIVPIPGTTQMAHMLENIGAAQVRITPTELAELNGAVSAAQIRGARLPDQVLVFSGVEAPSAK, encoded by the coding sequence ATGGCATCGAAGAGCAAGACCGAAATCGGACGCCGCTCCTTCCTGCTGTCGGCTGGAGTGCTCGCGGCCGCGCCGCTTCTCGGTGGTGCGGCCGCGCAGAGTCCTGCGCAGCCTCCGGCGCGCAGGCAGGCCGCACCGTCCGCGATCGGCCGGCGAAGGCTGGGGTCGCTCGAGGTCTCCAGCGTCGGGCTCGGCGTCCAGAACATGAGCCGCACTTACCAGACGACGATCCCGACCCGCTCCGAGATGCTCAGCATCATCAGGACCGCGTTCGACCGGGGCGTCACGTTCTTTGACGCGGCCGAGGCGTATGGCCCTCACGAGGTCGAGCGCATCCTTGGCGAGGGCGTCGCGCCGTTCCGCGACAAGGTCGTGATTGCATCCAAGTTCGGCTGGAACATCGACCTCGAGACGGGTGAGCGTCGGCCAGGGCTCAACAGCAAGCCAGAGCACATCAAGCTCGCCGTCGAAGGAATGCTCAAGCGCCTCAGGACCGATCGCATCGACATCCTGTACCAGCATCGGGTGGATCCGGAGGTTCCGATCGAGGACGTCGCCGGGGCGGTCAAGGACCTGAGGCAGCAGGGCAAGGTCCTGCACTGGGGCCTCTCGGAGATGGGGGTCAACACGCTGCGCCGGGCTCACGCCGCGCTGCCGGTCACCGCCGTCCAGAACGAGTACTCGATGCTCTGGCGCGGCCCCGAGAAGGAAGTCATTCCGATTTGCGAGGAGCTTGGGATCGGCTTCGTGCCGTGGAGCCCGCTCGGAGTGGGGTTCCTCACGGGAGCGATCGACGCGAATACGCGCTTCGCTCAGGGGGACATCCGCGGCGTCGAGTCCCGCTTCTCGCCGGAGAACCTCCCGCAGAACCTGGCGCTGGTCGCGCTGCTCAGGCGCTGGGCAGCGCGAAAGGGTGGGACTCCCGCCCAGGTTTCGCTGGCCTGGCTCATGGCGCAGAAGCCGTGGATCGTGCCGATCCCCGGAACGACGCAGATGGCGCACATGCTCGAGAACATCGGGGCCGCTCAAGTGCGCATCACGCCGACCGAGCTCGCCGAGCTGAACGGAGCCGTGTCGGCGGCCCAGATCCGCGGCGCACGGCTCCCGGATCAAGTGCTGGTCTTCTCAGGGGTGGAGGCGCCCTCGGCGAAGTGA
- a CDS encoding SDR family oxidoreductase, with amino-acid sequence MGTRAGDIVTENRGTVLVVGATGSIGRLAVAEAIRQGHDVRALVRNPGHVRQLPSEAQVVRGDLTRPDTLAAAVDGVDAIVFTHGSTGGKGGFESVDYGGVRNVLRALGSRRVRIALMTAIGVTNREGDYNRSTGAPDWKRRSERLVRASGLPYTIVRPGWFDMNGPGQHRLVPLQGDTRHAGDPSDGVVARRQIAEVLVRSLSSPSAVRKTFELVATTGRAPEDVDALFASLDADPPGALDGVRDIANMPLESEPKLVRDDLNVLINRH; translated from the coding sequence ATGGGCACGCGAGCAGGAGACATCGTGACCGAAAACCGGGGGACCGTGCTGGTCGTCGGCGCGACCGGCAGCATCGGGCGTCTTGCTGTCGCGGAAGCCATCCGCCAAGGGCATGACGTCCGGGCCCTGGTGCGGAATCCCGGCCACGTTCGTCAGCTCCCGTCGGAAGCGCAGGTCGTCCGTGGCGACCTCACCCGGCCCGACACGCTGGCGGCGGCGGTCGACGGAGTCGACGCGATCGTGTTCACCCACGGCTCGACGGGCGGCAAGGGTGGGTTCGAGAGTGTCGACTACGGTGGCGTGCGGAACGTGCTCCGCGCGCTCGGGTCGCGGCGGGTGCGCATCGCGCTCATGACGGCCATCGGGGTCACCAATCGTGAGGGCGACTACAACCGCAGCACCGGGGCCCCTGACTGGAAGCGCCGGTCGGAGCGGCTCGTGCGCGCCAGCGGATTGCCCTACACGATCGTGCGACCCGGCTGGTTCGACATGAACGGTCCGGGCCAGCATCGGCTCGTCCCGCTACAGGGAGACACACGCCACGCCGGTGATCCGAGCGACGGTGTCGTTGCGCGCCGCCAGATCGCGGAGGTCCTGGTGCGCAGCCTCAGCTCGCCAAGTGCAGTGCGCAAGACGTTCGAGCTCGTCGCGACGACGGGACGGGCTCCAGAGGACGTCGACGCGCTGTTTGCGTCGCTCGATGCGGATCCTCCGGGCGCGCTGGACGGCGTGCGTGACATCGCCAACATGCCGCTCGAGAGCGAACCAAAGCTCGTGCGCGACGACCTGAACGTTCTGATCAATCGGCACTGA
- a CDS encoding SDR family oxidoreductase, with protein MNGHVNGTNISGKVVIITGASSGMGEAAARHLADRGAIIVLGARRVDRLEALAGEITRDGGKALALATDVTDAVQVQRLVDAAVERFGRVDVMLNNAGLMPHSPLERRKIADWDRTIDVNIKGVLYGIAAALPHMQRQKSGHFINVSSVAGHRVGPAGVVYSATKTAVRVISEGLRQEVKPWNIRSTIISPGAVATELPQSVTEPDVAQGIAQFYREYAIPPSSFARAVAFAIEQPEDVDINEILFRPTRQEL; from the coding sequence ATGAACGGACACGTGAACGGCACCAACATCTCGGGAAAGGTCGTCATCATCACCGGCGCCAGCAGCGGCATGGGCGAGGCGGCGGCCCGGCATCTCGCAGACCGAGGCGCGATCATCGTGCTCGGCGCCCGTCGCGTGGACCGCCTGGAAGCGCTCGCGGGCGAGATCACGAGGGACGGCGGCAAGGCGCTCGCCCTCGCCACCGACGTCACCGACGCCGTGCAGGTCCAGCGCCTGGTCGACGCGGCCGTCGAGCGCTTCGGGCGCGTCGACGTCATGCTCAACAACGCGGGGCTCATGCCGCACTCGCCGCTCGAGCGCCGGAAGATCGCCGACTGGGACCGTACCATCGACGTCAACATCAAGGGCGTCCTCTACGGCATCGCCGCCGCGCTGCCGCACATGCAGCGGCAGAAGAGCGGCCACTTCATCAATGTCTCGTCCGTCGCGGGCCACCGGGTCGGTCCGGCGGGAGTGGTCTACTCCGCGACGAAGACCGCGGTGCGCGTGATCTCGGAGGGGCTACGGCAGGAGGTGAAGCCCTGGAACATCCGCTCCACGATCATCTCGCCGGGCGCGGTCGCGACGGAGCTGCCCCAGAGCGTGACGGAGCCGGACGTCGCGCAGGGCATCGCGCAGTTCTACAGAGAGTACGCGATCCCTCCGTCCTCGTTCGCTCGCGCCGTCGCGTTCGCGATCGAGCAGCCCGAGGACGTGGACATCAACGAGATCCTCTTCCGCCCGACTCGGCAGGAGCTGTGA
- a CDS encoding aldo/keto reductase — protein sequence MSAKSPSITLNNGVQLPVIGLGVFQSPPAETAGAVEAAIATGYRLIDTAAAYANEREVGEGLRRSGVGRDEVFIETKVWISDYGYDATLHAFDKNARKLGVDQLDLLLLHQPLPSAFDRTLEAYRALEKLLADGRVRAIGVSNFMPEHLERLLSSASVVPAVNQIEVHPFFQQKALQRVHAKHGITTQAWSPIGGITAYRGLEKNSFADPKLLEIAREHEKSAAQVMLRWHLQHGRSAIPKSVKPARIAENFAVLDFELTREQLAAIDALDTGVRGGPEPETITLESYGRPIPEA from the coding sequence ATGAGCGCAAAGAGTCCCTCCATCACTCTCAACAACGGGGTCCAGCTGCCGGTCATCGGGCTCGGCGTCTTCCAGAGCCCGCCGGCCGAAACCGCGGGAGCCGTCGAGGCCGCCATCGCGACCGGCTACCGGCTCATCGACACTGCCGCCGCGTACGCCAACGAGCGCGAGGTCGGCGAGGGCCTCCGTCGCTCCGGCGTCGGGCGCGACGAGGTGTTCATCGAGACGAAGGTCTGGATCAGCGACTACGGGTACGACGCCACACTGCACGCGTTCGACAAGAACGCCCGGAAGCTCGGTGTCGACCAGCTGGACCTGCTGCTCCTCCACCAGCCGCTGCCGTCGGCGTTCGACCGCACCCTCGAAGCGTACCGCGCGCTCGAGAAGCTACTCGCAGACGGCAGGGTGCGCGCTATCGGCGTCAGCAACTTCATGCCCGAGCACCTCGAGCGGCTGTTGAGCTCCGCGTCCGTCGTGCCGGCCGTGAACCAAATCGAGGTGCATCCCTTCTTCCAGCAGAAGGCGCTGCAGCGCGTCCACGCCAAGCACGGGATCACGACGCAGGCCTGGTCGCCGATCGGCGGGATCACCGCCTATCGAGGCCTCGAGAAGAACTCGTTCGCGGACCCGAAGCTACTCGAGATTGCGCGCGAGCACGAGAAGTCGGCAGCCCAGGTGATGCTGCGGTGGCACCTGCAGCACGGCCGTTCGGCAATCCCGAAGTCCGTCAAGCCCGCCCGCATCGCCGAGAACTTCGCCGTGCTCGACTTCGAGCTCACGCGGGAGCAACTGGCGGCGATCGACGCGCTCGACACCGGCGTCCGCGGCGGACCCGAGCCTGAAACCATCACCCTCGAGAGCTACGGCAGGCCGATCCCCGAGGCGTGA
- a CDS encoding LysR family transcriptional regulator, with translation MKTTLLPQLQTFLVAARTRSFSAAAREIGVSPAAVSQSVRQLEDQLRVVLFTRTTRTVALTDAGRRLLEGAGPGLGQALASLQEVSAQPGEAVGRLKLTVPEVAVPYVVTPVLAAFRARHPRVEVEIVVENRFVDIVADGYDAGVRLHEAIERDMVQVRLTDAFRFVVVGAPSYVERYGTPRRPEDLLRHECFTFRIPSSGALFAWELERGRRNWRVPVRGSVVTNDRRLTLALVEQGLGLAYAFEPAVREELRTGRLVRVLEEYAPTVPGFFLYFPSRAQRSGPLRLFIDVAREFATKEP, from the coding sequence ATGAAGACGACGCTTCTGCCCCAGCTCCAGACCTTCCTCGTGGCGGCCCGCACCAGGAGCTTCAGCGCGGCTGCACGCGAAATCGGTGTCTCACCGGCGGCCGTGAGCCAGTCGGTTCGTCAGCTCGAGGATCAGCTGCGCGTCGTGCTCTTCACCCGGACGACACGTACCGTCGCGCTCACGGACGCGGGGCGACGGCTGCTGGAAGGCGCCGGACCGGGCCTCGGACAGGCGCTCGCCTCGCTGCAAGAGGTGTCGGCGCAGCCCGGGGAGGCGGTGGGTCGGCTGAAGCTGACCGTGCCGGAGGTCGCGGTGCCGTACGTGGTCACCCCCGTGCTGGCTGCCTTCCGCGCCCGTCACCCGCGCGTCGAGGTGGAGATCGTCGTCGAGAACCGCTTCGTGGACATCGTCGCGGATGGTTACGACGCCGGCGTACGCCTGCACGAGGCCATCGAGCGGGACATGGTGCAGGTGCGACTCACCGACGCGTTCCGCTTCGTCGTGGTGGGGGCCCCCTCGTATGTCGAGCGGTACGGCACACCCCGGCGCCCCGAGGACCTGCTGCGGCACGAGTGCTTCACGTTCCGCATCCCGTCGAGCGGAGCGCTGTTCGCGTGGGAGCTGGAGCGTGGTCGCAGGAATTGGCGGGTGCCGGTCCGAGGCAGCGTCGTGACGAACGACCGCCGGCTGACGCTCGCCCTGGTGGAGCAAGGGCTGGGGCTCGCGTACGCCTTCGAGCCTGCCGTAAGGGAGGAGCTGCGCACCGGGCGGCTCGTGCGCGTGCTCGAGGAGTACGCGCCGACGGTTCCTGGGTTCTTCCTATATTTCCCGAGCCGGGCGCAGCGCTCTGGACCGTTGCGCCTCTTCATCGACGTGGCCAGGGAGTTTGCGACGAAGGAGCCGTGA
- a CDS encoding alpha/beta hydrolase encodes MRRDTRRGAAAAIVLVASLLVLAPVRGLAREIEVGGRTGSHLTPRSSLRDLLNHPAFAGFGDLLLPWDDRAYDEHMPLTAIGSLLPYHSHVDPETVTSALNRMIDDVGGGKTVFYRFYTEAQRREQPERERTGLFFLRGRPGAPFAVICPGGGFSYVGSVHEGFPYAAEISRRGYNAFVLRYRVGHGGTVATQDLAAALTYIFENSKRLGVSASDYSLWGSSAGARMAAAIGSHGVAAYGGSKLPKPAVVVMAYTAHLDHSSDEPPTFVVVGDRDGIAPPSLMERRAMALRRSGTDVEYRMYPNLGHGFGPGVGTSAEGWIGDATRFWEGFMRKKN; translated from the coding sequence ATGCGACGCGACACCAGACGCGGCGCCGCCGCCGCGATCGTGTTGGTTGCGTCATTGCTCGTGCTGGCGCCGGTTCGTGGACTGGCGAGGGAGATCGAGGTGGGTGGAAGGACGGGCAGTCATCTCACCCCTCGCAGCAGCCTGCGAGATCTCCTGAACCACCCGGCGTTCGCAGGGTTTGGCGACCTGCTGTTGCCGTGGGACGACCGCGCTTACGACGAGCACATGCCGCTGACGGCCATCGGCTCGCTGCTCCCCTACCACAGCCATGTCGATCCGGAGACGGTGACGAGCGCTCTCAACCGCATGATCGACGATGTCGGCGGCGGCAAGACCGTCTTCTACCGCTTCTACACCGAGGCCCAGCGGCGGGAGCAGCCCGAGCGAGAGCGGACGGGCCTGTTCTTCCTTCGTGGACGGCCCGGCGCGCCGTTCGCCGTGATCTGTCCGGGCGGCGGGTTCTCCTACGTCGGCAGCGTCCACGAAGGCTTTCCCTACGCCGCGGAGATCAGCCGCAGGGGGTACAACGCGTTCGTGCTGAGGTACCGAGTTGGACACGGCGGCACGGTCGCCACCCAGGATCTGGCCGCCGCGCTCACGTACATCTTCGAGAACTCGAAGAGGCTCGGCGTCAGCGCGTCCGACTACTCGCTCTGGGGCAGTTCGGCCGGAGCGAGGATGGCGGCTGCCATCGGATCGCACGGCGTGGCCGCGTATGGTGGCAGCAAGCTTCCGAAGCCGGCCGTCGTCGTGATGGCGTACACGGCGCATTTGGACCACTCGTCGGACGAGCCGCCCACGTTCGTGGTCGTGGGCGATCGAGATGGCATCGCTCCTCCATCCCTCATGGAGCGGCGCGCCATGGCGCTGCGTCGATCCGGAACGGACGTGGAGTACCGCATGTATCCGAATCTCGGCCATGGGTTCGGACCCGGCGTCGGCACGAGCGCCGAAGGATGGATCGGGGACGCCACCCGGTTCTGGGAGGGGTTCATGCGGAAGAAGAACTGA
- a CDS encoding helix-turn-helix transcriptional regulator produces the protein MSNPAALIESGRQDLNLRPLGPEGSPPGSDTVGSDPTAPDVPETAEDGCGERSDTDRVSRPRPAASVTFQAQRTLGATRLLTVREVAERLRVCRATVYRLVAKGALASIRVSSGAIRIVAAS, from the coding sequence ATGAGCAATCCCGCGGCCTTGATTGAGTCGGGGAGACAGGATTTGAACCTGCGACCCCTTGGTCCCGAAGGCTCACCGCCGGGATCCGATACGGTCGGCTCCGATCCGACGGCGCCCGATGTGCCCGAAACTGCTGAGGATGGCTGCGGCGAGCGATCCGATACAGACCGGGTTAGCCGGCCCCGACCGGCCGCCTCAGTCACGTTTCAGGCACAGCGTACTCTCGGTGCGACTCGCCTCCTGACCGTCCGCGAGGTCGCTGAACGGCTCCGGGTCTGCAGGGCGACCGTGTACCGGTTGGTCGCGAAAGGGGCGCTCGCAAGCATCAGGGTCTCGTCCGGCGCCATCCGAATCGTCGCGGCATCCTAG
- a CDS encoding ATP-dependent helicase, translated as MTFAALTAEQEAVVLSDKTVFVTACPGAGKTRVIVEAFLREGGRAQAAHGVLVLSFSRCAADEIRKRCVREGRASAFEYPHFVDTFDAFVSRFLVAPFRNRWCPGRPVTYLDSWDRLGVKVHLRLKNAPPPIPLSAFELKDVDAVALQPRNVEYAFRKAAAQHLDALNAEANALRGKLLARGYMTCADGRALALSRVREARGQPVLKAIAARFPVAIVDEVQDCNSADLEILERLMAAGVRTLAVGDPNQDIYRFRGADGRRAARLFVSASQLSLTGNHRSTENICRFASSVKLAAGSDTAVGRYGAEVSPVVVLGYEPPLDAGLGDAFVVRLRALRISAEDGAVLAYQEADALAAVGRTKDAGASRVAKLASAIEVFRSAAPRPADLLAATEHAESLLLAKHGLKCSSALPKEVAQRNGIDSVALRTEALRILCSLAKESIGIGDASWLERARCALDRADMLLPTGTTCASGQVLKKAGKEWRVPEAPCEFRGTATTVHAAKGREYPGVMVVLPPGKRTKQLLDEWETRQDSEGRAVLYVAATRAQRLLVLAAPNEYASRVYSLASRDGAHCVLDPIARQGVEEAVLVEA; from the coding sequence ATGACGTTCGCTGCCCTTACGGCAGAACAGGAAGCCGTCGTCCTAAGCGACAAGACGGTGTTCGTTACGGCATGCCCCGGAGCAGGAAAGACGAGGGTGATCGTCGAAGCTTTCCTTCGTGAGGGAGGGCGGGCTCAGGCAGCTCATGGGGTGCTGGTCCTATCTTTCAGCCGATGTGCTGCCGACGAAATTCGGAAGCGCTGCGTGCGCGAAGGGCGCGCCAGTGCATTCGAGTATCCGCACTTCGTAGATACCTTCGATGCGTTCGTCAGCCGATTCCTCGTGGCGCCGTTCAGGAACAGATGGTGTCCCGGCAGGCCGGTCACGTACCTGGATTCTTGGGATCGGCTTGGAGTGAAGGTTCATCTTCGTCTGAAGAACGCGCCGCCGCCGATTCCTCTGAGCGCGTTCGAGCTCAAGGACGTCGACGCCGTCGCCCTCCAGCCCCGAAACGTGGAGTACGCGTTTCGGAAGGCCGCAGCGCAGCATCTGGACGCGCTCAACGCAGAGGCCAACGCCCTCAGAGGGAAGTTGTTGGCTCGGGGCTACATGACGTGCGCGGACGGACGGGCGCTCGCTCTGAGTCGCGTGCGAGAGGCGCGCGGGCAGCCCGTTCTCAAGGCGATTGCAGCTCGGTTCCCCGTCGCGATTGTCGATGAGGTGCAGGACTGTAATAGCGCCGATCTCGAGATACTAGAGCGGCTGATGGCTGCGGGTGTTCGGACTCTCGCGGTCGGAGATCCGAATCAGGACATCTACCGATTTCGTGGGGCTGACGGACGGCGCGCAGCGAGGCTCTTCGTAAGCGCAAGCCAGCTTTCGTTGACTGGGAATCATAGGAGTACCGAGAACATCTGCAGGTTCGCATCCAGTGTAAAGCTCGCCGCTGGGTCAGACACGGCTGTCGGTAGATACGGGGCTGAGGTTTCGCCGGTTGTCGTCCTTGGTTACGAGCCGCCCCTCGACGCCGGTCTCGGCGACGCCTTCGTTGTGCGGCTGCGAGCCCTCAGAATCAGCGCCGAGGATGGGGCGGTGTTGGCGTACCAGGAGGCAGACGCCCTCGCAGCGGTCGGAAGAACCAAGGACGCTGGAGCCTCACGCGTAGCGAAGCTCGCCTCTGCGATCGAGGTGTTCAGATCGGCAGCGCCCAGACCTGCGGACTTGCTCGCAGCGACTGAGCACGCCGAAAGCCTTCTACTGGCGAAGCACGGGCTCAAGTGCAGCTCGGCCCTACCGAAGGAGGTCGCGCAACGGAACGGCATCGATTCAGTTGCCCTACGGACAGAAGCCTTGCGCATCCTGTGCTCGCTAGCGAAGGAGTCCATTGGGATCGGCGACGCATCCTGGCTCGAACGTGCTCGGTGTGCGCTTGACCGTGCGGACATGCTGCTGCCAACGGGCACCACGTGCGCCTCCGGGCAAGTGCTGAAGAAGGCAGGTAAGGAGTGGCGGGTGCCTGAGGCGCCGTGCGAATTTCGCGGCACCGCGACCACCGTTCACGCGGCGAAGGGACGCGAGTACCCAGGTGTCATGGTCGTGCTGCCGCCCGGGAAGCGCACGAAGCAACTGTTGGACGAGTGGGAGACCCGCCAAGACTCGGAGGGGAGAGCGGTTCTTTACGTTGCCGCGACGAGGGCGCAGCGGTTACTTGTGCTCGCGGCACCGAATGAATACGCGTCTCGCGTCTATTCCCTCGCTTCACGAGACGGCGCCCATTGCGTACTCGACCCCATCGCGCGCCAAGGCGTTGAGGAAGCCGTTCTAGTGGAGGCGTAG
- a CDS encoding ATP-dependent nuclease: MYLSSLQLTRFRSFRDGTVYFDETLTVLAGENNSGKTNVLEALRLLTPPSDGRVVRWPEPRDITRGFESFSIRGTYSALDDRQRGSFLTCLRGPTSDSASLGLQYAEVPGKRRGERSRVVGPLDAPEIEPKARELVRHVHLPALRDASRELASSAPGRIEHLLRRTATDEQREALVAKARQALELLKADPVIGAAEAQVQEGVRALTAGVHPHEAHLGFADPTLTDLARDLRLRLGLAGMPAADLYESGLGYANVLFLALVVVELANTADADLTLFLVEEPEAHLHPQLQAVMLEYLRDKAEESQRRARSPGEYAGRIQVIVSTHSPHLTSAVGSKKVVILRTQAGPDVSPEVAPAGAAGRGGEAASASSFSAAVSLAQIRLREDEREKIDRYLDVTRSAMLFSRRVLLVEGISEALLIPAFGKVLYRGKSTELARLTASTIVPISGVDFEPYVRLLLTPDPGSGKRVADLVVVLTDEDPASETAKQEIDLEGAGGVQRRRALKEVSESLEAADRLSVQLSPITFEAALLGNPPSVQMEQVLRDSFLALRPRSALLWDRDVASSPPGHRGACLVRRLKDSGIGKGDYAQEIARRITPQVPVPSSVEAVLSALVTL; this comes from the coding sequence ATGTACCTGTCGAGCTTGCAGCTGACGCGATTCCGGTCGTTCCGCGACGGGACCGTGTACTTCGACGAAACACTGACGGTGCTCGCCGGTGAAAACAATTCCGGCAAGACGAATGTACTCGAAGCGCTTCGTCTTCTGACTCCGCCCAGCGATGGACGCGTAGTGAGGTGGCCCGAGCCACGCGACATTACGAGAGGCTTCGAGTCATTCTCGATTCGAGGTACCTACTCTGCGCTTGATGATCGGCAGCGCGGCTCGTTTCTCACATGCCTGCGTGGCCCAACGTCGGACTCAGCCTCGCTCGGCCTCCAATATGCGGAAGTGCCTGGGAAGCGAAGGGGGGAGCGGAGTCGGGTGGTGGGGCCTCTCGATGCACCGGAGATCGAGCCGAAAGCTAGGGAACTCGTCCGACACGTACACCTGCCCGCGCTCCGAGACGCGTCACGCGAACTGGCCTCGAGCGCGCCTGGGAGGATTGAACACCTCCTGCGCCGGACTGCTACGGACGAGCAGCGAGAAGCACTTGTCGCGAAGGCGAGGCAGGCGCTAGAGCTGCTCAAGGCAGACCCAGTCATTGGGGCCGCAGAAGCGCAGGTGCAGGAGGGGGTGCGCGCACTCACGGCGGGGGTTCACCCGCATGAAGCGCATCTCGGGTTCGCGGACCCGACTCTGACTGACCTCGCGCGCGACCTGCGGCTCCGGCTCGGACTCGCTGGAATGCCTGCAGCGGATCTGTACGAGTCGGGTCTTGGTTACGCGAACGTGCTGTTCCTTGCGCTCGTTGTCGTCGAACTTGCGAATACGGCGGATGCGGACCTCACGCTCTTCCTCGTAGAGGAACCGGAAGCACACCTGCACCCTCAGCTTCAGGCTGTGATGCTTGAGTATCTGCGGGATAAGGCGGAGGAATCGCAGCGGAGAGCGAGGAGTCCCGGGGAATACGCGGGGCGTATCCAAGTCATCGTATCAACGCACTCACCTCACCTCACGTCGGCAGTGGGATCCAAGAAGGTGGTGATCCTTAGGACGCAAGCTGGGCCCGACGTTTCGCCCGAGGTGGCGCCCGCTGGTGCTGCGGGCAGGGGCGGGGAGGCGGCGTCAGCGTCCTCGTTCTCGGCAGCAGTATCGCTCGCGCAGATCCGGTTGCGAGAAGACGAGCGCGAGAAGATAGACCGCTACCTCGACGTTACCCGCTCTGCGATGCTTTTTTCGCGCCGGGTACTATTGGTCGAGGGCATTTCTGAGGCGCTGCTAATCCCCGCATTCGGGAAGGTTCTCTACAGAGGAAAGTCTACTGAACTCGCGCGCCTGACCGCCTCAACGATCGTGCCGATCAGCGGCGTCGATTTCGAGCCTTACGTTCGTCTCCTGCTCACTCCTGATCCTGGGAGCGGCAAACGCGTCGCAGACCTCGTGGTCGTCCTCACCGACGAAGACCCCGCATCCGAGACAGCGAAACAGGAAATCGATCTTGAAGGCGCGGGCGGCGTTCAGCGCCGGCGAGCACTGAAGGAAGTCTCCGAAAGCCTTGAGGCCGCGGACCGGCTCTCGGTCCAGCTTTCGCCGATCACCTTCGAGGCGGCCTTGCTCGGCAATCCACCCAGCGTGCAAATGGAGCAAGTGCTGCGTGACTCGTTCCTTGCACTCAGGCCGAGGTCCGCGTTGCTGTGGGACCGTGATGTAGCGAGTTCTCCCCCTGGACACCGAGGTGCCTGCCTAGTGCGGCGACTCAAGGACTCTGGAATTGGGAAGGGCGACTACGCTCAAGAGATCGCACGCCGCATAACGCCACAGGTGCCGGTGCCGTCGTCGGTCGAGGCGGTCTTGAGTGCGCTCGTCACGTTATGA